Below is a window of Bacillota bacterium DNA.
TCTCGCCTACGCCCCTCGCTCATATATCAAACAGCCCACCTGTCAAGGGCCGCCGCCTGCTATTGCGGCAAACTGGCTCAGGCGACGCGTTTTCTGTGCCTTAACGTGTTTCCTTGCCGCAGAAAATGTACACACGAAATACCGCAAAAAACAGAGCTAAAACGAGTTCTAAGGTGTCTAGTTTTTGGGGTTCACCGCACTTTGATTCCTCGCTGTTCAGTAACATTGACTTCATCTTTGTCCATTCAGGCTATATCTCCCACGCTTTCTACAGCAGAGTGATTAGTTCGCTTCGCTCCTATCCGCACGTTTCGCTGCACTACCTGCACGACACCAATCCCTTTCGCTCTCTTAAAGACATAGCCGCAGCAATAGACGGCGAAACTTTTTAGGCTCTAGCCCAAAAGGGATCGTGAAAAAGGGGGTTCCAATATGGAACGCAGGAGTACGTTTGATGTGTTCAAGAGCGAAATTTGCCACCAAGTAAAGGACATGGGAGATCTCGACTTTATAATTTACACGCTAGAATCAGGGAATATCAGGCACTATTTTGATAAGCATTGGCATCCCGAAAGCCTATACTTGTTGGCGATGGTTGATTACTTGAGCCGCGAAAACAGCTTGCCTATTTGTCGGGAGTACCATGATATACGGTGCTGCAAGCTAGCTGAACCATTGTTTCCACTAGGTGTTATTATGGCGGATGTTGTTACGAAAGGTACCAAATGGAAAGACAAAAGCATGCGAAATGCTATCCCGGAGTTTTTGCGGTTCAATATAGTGGAGGGGGAGATCAGAAATGTCATCTGATAGAACTTTCTCGCAGTCAACCCTTGACTCCTATCTCAGAGAACTGGCAAGAGAGATAAGAAGAATAGGGGGAAACGCTACACAATATATTGCCACTGGCAATAAGTTTTTTCAGACGATCAGAGACAAAGGATATAGGTACGCCTGCTGGTAGCACCGCGTTTTGCAAATTTTTTGAGACTTCCGTTGACACAGAGCGGCTTTCCCGATAGGATTAACGTAGATATCAAATTAATCCACGGTGTTTCGCCACCGTTAAGGGCGAGTTGTGGATTCGGGTGTTTCGCCACCGTTAAGGGCGAGTTGTGGATTCGGGTGTTTCGCCACCGCAAAGGGCGACTGGTAATACAGCAGGGCACGGGCTAACCGTGTCCTGCTGTCTTCAATAGATAGGATTAATCAGTAGAACGCCCAAGGAGGATGTATGGACGAGCTTAAATTTTACGACGTTGATCAACAGTACCTTCGCTATCTGCACCAATGGGACCCCAGAATACCGCACATTTCCTCAACAAGGAATGAGAAGTTCACCTGCGGCATTGTTCTGGAGGTAAATGGCCATCAATACTTTGCTCCCGTATCATCATTTAGGGAGCAACAACGGTCAAACATCGTCATTCTTAATAATCAGGGCCGCCCCGTTGGGAGTGTAAGGTTTAGTTTCATGTTCCCGATTCCAAGCGGCCAAGCAAAGATGAAGGATTTCGCAAAGGAAGACGCTAAATACCGAGAGCTTCTACGGGAAGAGCATGCCTTCTGTAATAAGCACAGAGAGCGTATCAGAAAAAAAGCGCAAGAAACATACGATGCAGTAGTCAAGCGCAAAGAGCCGCTGATGATCAGCAATTGCTGTGCCTTTTCGCTCCTTGAGGAGAAGGCGCTAGAGTATGTCTTGGCTATCGAAGAGGTAAGGCTAGCAGCCAAGGAGGTCGCTCCTATCGACCAAAAGGGCATGCGCACACACACCGCAAGGCCCAGCGATGGAAGGGATAGGTAGCTTGATCCAGGCACGGCAGTCCCAATAGGGTAGAGGTCATTGGGGGGAGTGTTTTCTGTCCCACAAGACTTCTATTTTTTATTTTGAGCCGTCCCATGTAAAGGCTTGATTTATTTGGGACGCATTTTGTATGATGAAAGCGCATTGTGGAAAGGAGCGAAAATCTGCCATATGCAAGTTGGATATGTGCGCGTCAGCACAGCGGAACAAAATACAGCTCGCCAAGAGGTCTTGATGTGCGAGCTTGGCGTGGATAGAGTCTTTATTGATAGAGCGAGTGGGAAAAACGCCGACCGACCAGAGCTAAAAAAGCTCCTTGATTTTGTCCGCGAGGGGGATGCCGTAATCGTTGAAAGCATCAGTCGATTTGCTCGGAATACAAGAGAGTTGCTTCGCCTAGTTGACGTGCTGACAGAAAAACGGGTGGAATTCATTAGCAAGAAAGAAAGTATAGATACAGCCTCCCCAGCCGGGAAATTCATGCTCACCCTTTTCGGCGCCATGGCCGAGCTTGAGCGTGACTACATACTACAGCGCCAGGCCGAAGGCATTGTGGTTGCGAAACAGCTTGGAAAATATAAGGGGCGAAAGAAAATTGAGGTCGATAAAAGCAGGTTTCAGGGTGTTTATCTCGAATGGAGAAGAGGAGAAATAACGGCGCTAAAAGCGATGTCGCGTCTGAACCTCACATGGAATACGTTTTATCGGCGTGTAAAGGAATACAAAGCGGAATAAACCAAACGGGTGGCAATATCGCTGCTAGTGCGGCTTAAGCTACCACCGCGAGGGGGTTGGAGCGTGGAACATCTGATAAAAGTATCTGGGCGCAAACCCAGTAGTTGGGGCGATGGAGTCCCCCTCTGATCTGCGCTATCGTCCGCAGATGCAGTGTAGTTCGGCTTTAGGCTGAGAAAGAATCCCCCAGCTTTAGCCGTGGGGAAAGCGTCAAGTTAGCTGATAGGAGTTTTTAGTCAACTATTGTCCATTTTGCGGGAGATAACGCATAATTTATAAGTATTTTGGGAGGCAATGTAATGAAATTATTAAATCAGGGTGACATGATAAAACAGGGTAGTTTTTTTTACGAGTTTGCCTTAGCCAATCCTTCCAGTTTGCCCTACAATGCTTGCAGCCAGTCTCGTGATGATGCCATAAAACATAAAAACGAAGATTCTCTCTATTTGGACTGTGAAGATTTCTGGACATTATCGCCATATTTAGGCATTATCTTTGTGGATTACCCTTATTATGGGCCAAAAAAGATTCATGTACAAGAATGGAATGACTTGAAAGCAGTGTGCACTCTAGGTAAAGAAGGCTCTCTTCTATTTTCGTCGTTTTTTAAAGAAGTTGATGAGTGGTTATTGCATAAAAATAATGACTGTGATTATTTTTGGATACTTGGGGTGTAATGGGTTTTATTTAATTTAGAGTCATAATATAGATGAATGATTACGTATCTATGATACTTTGCAGGAGGAGGGTCATAATGAATAAAATGAGAACATTTCTTAGTTTTTTGATTGCGTTTGCAATGCTATTCACCAGTAATATTGTAGAGGTAAATGCAACTGAAAGATGGACACTGTTACCCATCGTAACTTCTAGTTTTGTTCAGGAAGTTACGGAAATTCCGAAAGGTACGGAAGTCATTTCGCCACACTTATACAACGCTATTCCTGTTACTATAACCGCACGGACAGGTGGTACAGGGCTAGACGTAAGAGTTCATAACATTGGTGTTGATACGCTGGATTCGGTTACAGTAAGGGTTACTGCAACAGGATACTCAACTCCATTCACGCAAACTGCCTCTGTCCCGCCGATAATTGGGCGCAATTTTGGCTTTAACATCCCTTTTATCAGAACTACTACAAACTACGCTGTTGTTGTTACTATAAGAGATGGTTCTCAAGTTAGAGTCATAGAGGGCGCTGCTTCACTGGTATTTACGGAAGCGTCTCTGAGTATGGGGGGATGGCATAGGGGTACATTTCCAACTCGAGCTGCTAGCCTTCAATATCATTTTGATAAGCACGGAAGTACAGTTGGATCAAACAACCTAGTTGCTTATTTAAATGCAGCATCAGATATGCGAACTGACATCATAAATCGTTTAAACAACGGCACACTATCAGCAATGTATACCTATACTAACTCTCTAGGGGCAACCGCTGCAAGGACATATAGGCACAGAGCTAACAATAGGTTTATTATTCTAACTAACGCGCCTAACGGTAGTCAGGAAATATTGTCATTTGGACAAAATTAAAAAGATCTAGTAGAACATCACATGGGGTGAGGAAACATCAATATTCCCAGCAAGGTAGTAGTGCCAAGGGAATCTTGTAGAGTGTTGAGATCGAGGCAAACTAGATTTTGGGCGCATGACTTGCGAAGTTCCCGACGGCACATCTTTGACAGCAATTTTGACAGCAACGACGAGGGAATTACGCGTAATGAGCGGATGCGAACAAGTGTTTGTGGGCGCTAAAACCCTTGTATTTACACGCTCCACGACACTACCCGACACGACCGGACATGAGATGCAGAACGCGGCAGATAACTCTTAATCAGTGGGTCCGGGGTTCGAATCCCTGATGGCGCACCAGCAATGACAAGGCTCTCTGGGTCAAGCATAGGACCTTAACGGGAGGGTTTTCGTTTCGCCGTAGCGGCAGAGGAGCAACTGTGTCGAGGTGCCGAAAAGGTGCCGAGGGGTCCAAAATGCGCCTCGGTCACAGGGGGTCTCACTACAAAATAACGTGCAATATCAAGGCTCTATCTATAACTACAGGGTACAACCGAACGCTCTTTTCTATTTCGTAATCAGCAGGCCAGGGGTTCAAATCCCCTCATCGGCTCCAGTGGATTGCTTGGCAACTTTTACAGCAAAACCAACAAATAAACGCCAGGAACCATTGCAGCACCTTGGTCACTGGCGTTTCTCATATTACATAAAGTTGTAGTGGAACGACTCACATGGGCTATAGAGTAGCCCTCATACAGGATGGTTAAGGACTACTGCCGGCTACTCCAACTGCCGACAAGGGACGAGCTGTAATGCAACAGGGCACGGGCTACCCCCGTGTCCTGTTTTTTTTCGACGCAAGTGCCACTAGGGCATCTCTTAGCGGTGCGACATAGATGTGGCAAGCGAAGGTAGTTTCAGTCATGCATGCACCTCATGGGCTGTTTAGCATGCTAGGAAAGGTGTCGCAGCCAGCCCGCGGCACTTCTACAAGGGCCTCCCAGAATAACTAGGCTGCCAGAGGAAGAGTGCTCTGCAAAACTGAGGAAATTAGTCTTACAAGAAGCACATAAGGTAGCCGAGCAGGAATATCACCCAAACCAAGCGAATCCTAGCAGCATCATGCCGATAGGAGTGTTGTCATTGAACGCTATTGAGCTTAGGCACTTAACCAAGTACTACGGCAAAGTGCGGGGCATCGAGAACTTAAGTTTTGACGTTAAAGAAGGCGAGATTTTCGGCTTTATCGGGCCTAACGGCGCAGGTAAAACCACAACCATTCGAACTCTCCTTGGGCTAGTGTTCCCTACCAGCGGCAGCGCTTCTATCTT
It encodes the following:
- a CDS encoding type III toxin-antitoxin system ToxN/AbiQ family toxin, encoding MDELKFYDVDQQYLRYLHQWDPRIPHISSTRNEKFTCGIVLEVNGHQYFAPVSSFREQQRSNIVILNNQGRPVGSVRFSFMFPIPSGQAKMKDFAKEDAKYRELLREEHAFCNKHRERIRKKAQETYDAVVKRKEPLMISNCCAFSLLEEKALEYVLAIEEVRLAAKEVAPIDQKGMRTHTARPSDGRDR
- a CDS encoding recombinase family protein produces the protein MQVGYVRVSTAEQNTARQEVLMCELGVDRVFIDRASGKNADRPELKKLLDFVREGDAVIVESISRFARNTRELLRLVDVLTEKRVEFISKKESIDTASPAGKFMLTLFGAMAELERDYILQRQAEGIVVAKQLGKYKGRKKIEVDKSRFQGVYLEWRRGEITALKAMSRLNLTWNTFYRRVKEYKAE